From the Synechococcus sp. Nb3U1 genome, the window AATCAAACAGCGTGATTTCGGTGTCATCGATCAACCGCTTACTCAGAAGATTGAAGGAACAGCGACTGTGGCCCCGCTGAAACAGCTCAAAACCGGATTGATCCAAACCGGATGGGATCCCCTCAACTGACCAGGCAGCAAACCGCATTCCCAAACGAGCAGCCACCTGCTCTAGGGCTTCCCGACGTTTCTTTTTCTGGTAAAAGTTGAGGACAATCAGCCCAACAACCCCAACAAACAGAGCGGCAAACAGGATCAAAATCAGCCAAAACGGATCCATCATCCTTCTCCTCCTGGACTCAGCCCTACCCCCAGAATACCCAGAAGCAGGCCTAAAAAAGGATCCCCTCACAGCCAAGAGAAGGGATCCAGATCCAGTGCGATAGCTGAGATAGTTGCGATTCTCCAGGCCTAATGCCGAAGATCAAGCATCCGATCACGCATCGTAATAGAGGGCGAACTCATAGGGATGAGGCCGCAGGTTGATCGGGTTGATCTCGTTGTCGATCTTGTACTCGATGTAGGTCTCGATCAGGTCTTCGGTAAAGACACCCCCTTCCAGCAAAAAGGCATGATCCTTTTGCAGGTTTTCCAAAGCATCCAACAGGGATCCGGGGGTGGAGGGAATCTTGGCCAGCTCTTCCGGCTCCAGATCGTAGATATCTTTGTCGAGGGGCTCGCCGGGGTGGATCTTGTTCTTGATCCCATCCAAACCGGCCATCAACATGGCGGAGAAGGCAATGTAAGGGTTGCAGGTGGCATCGGGACAGCGGAATTCCAGACGCTTGGCTTTTGGGCTGGTGCCGGTCACCGGAATGCGAATGGAAGCGGAGCGGTTGCCTTGGGAGTAAGCCAAGTTTACCGGAGCCTCAAACCCGGGTACCAGGCGCTTGTAGGAGTTGGTGGTCGGGTTGGTGAAGGCCAGGATGGCGGGGGCATGCTTGAGGAGGCCACCAATGTAATAGAGGGCGGTTTCGCTCAGGTTGGCATAGGTGCCCTCCCCATAGAAGAGGGGCTGGCCATCTTTCCAGAGGGACTGGTGGGTGTGCATGCCGGTGCCGTTGTCGTTGAACAGAGGCTTGGGCATGAAGGTGACGGTTTTGCCGTGCTTGCGGGCCACATTGCGAATCACATACTTATAAATCAGCATGTAGTCGGCAGCCGAGATCAGATCGGCGAAGCGGTAGCCCAGCTCCCCTTGTCCGCCGGTGGCCACCTCATGGTGATGCTTCTCGATCGGCACCCCTAATTTGGCCATGGTTAGCAACATCTCGGTGCGGATGTCTTGGTGCGAGTCGGTGGGAGGAACGGGGAAATAGCCCTCTTTGTAGCGGGGTTTGTAGGCCAGGTTGCCGCCCATTTCTTCGCGGCCAGAGTTCCAACGGCCTTCGATGGAATCGACAAAGTAGTAGCCAGAATTTTGGGTTTGGTCAAAGCGGACATCTTCAAAGATGAAAAATTCCGCTTCTGGGCCGAAGTAGGCGGTATCGGCAATACCAGTGGATTGCAAATAGGCCACGGCGCGGGTAGCCAAACTGCGGGGGCAACGGGAGTAAAGCTGCCCCGTGCGGGGCTCAACAATGCTACAGGTGAGGCTAAGGGTGGGAACTTCCAGGAAGGGATCGATCCAGGCGGTCTTGGGATCCGGCACCATGAACATGTCGGACTCGTTGATTGCTTTCCAGCCCCGGATACTGGATCCATCGAAGGCTAACCCCTCGCTGAAGGTTTCTTCTCCAATCATCGAGGTGTGAAAGGAGACGTGCTGCCAGGTGCCGAAGATATCCACAAACTTGAGATCCACCATCTGGACGTTGTTGTCCTGGATCATCTGAAGCACTTCTTGGGGCGTGGATGCCATTACTCTCTCCTTATTGGATTTGCGGTTAGGACTGGGGTGAACTACGGTGGGTTCGGGTGAGTTTATACGGGATCCCAGCGATCGATCCCCGCGTTTTGACCCAAGTACGGCCAGAAACGCTCACTCATCCTAAAAAGGCCGACACCGGCATTTTGTTGTTTCTGATACAAAATTTGCCAGAACTGCTCTTTGCTGACAACTTCGTGGCTTTTCTTTCAGGGAAGTCTATGCCCTTCTAGGGATTCCCGTCTGCATCGGCATCTCACATCGTGGGGGTGAGTCCTTTAGGTTTAGGATCGAGGTTTGTTTGGGATCCCTGACATGCTGCTTCTGGAAACTGAAATGGGATCCCTAGTGTTGCAGGTGGGGTTTGAACAGTTGGGGTTAGCAGAGATCGGCTGCTGGACTTTAGCCCAGAACTGCGCCTCCCAACGGGTGATGGAAAAGTTGGGGTTTGTCTTTCAGCGCCCCATCACCCATGCCGGGTTGCCCCATCTGTATTACCAACTTTCTGTGGCGGATTTTGCCCGCACCCGCAGCTAAAACCCTACAGCCTCAGCTCTCTAAGAATTCTCCAAGAGAAAAATGTGGGCGGGCATCGTCCAGGGATCCAATTTGATGTAGTTGCTGGATCCCTGCCACGAGTAGTGGCGACCATCCAACAGATCCGTCAGCTTAAAGGTTTGCCAATGCTCCAAGTCCAAAGCCGCCAGGTTTAGGTTGACCCAACCGGATTGAATGTGAAAGGGATCCAAATTGACGGCCACCAAAATGCGATTGGAACCATCAAAGGTGCGTTTGGAGTAGCAAATGAGGGCATCATTGTTGGTGGGGTGAAACACCAGGCTCCAGTCACTTTGTAGAGCTAGATTTTGCCGGCGAATGTGGTTAACTGTGGTGATTAAGGGCCGCAAGTTATCCGGCGCATCCAGATCCCAGTGACGGATTTGGTATTTCTCGGAATCCAGGTATTCTTCGCTGCCTTGGCGAACCGGACGCCCTTCACACAGCTCAAAAGCCGGGCCGTAAATACCGTAGTTGGATCCCAGTGTGGCGGCCAAAATAAAGCGCAACATAAAGGCCGGGCGACCCCCCGTTTGCAGAAACTCGTGCAGAATATCGGGGGTATTGGGCCAGGGATTGGGACGGTAATACTCCCGCATCGGAGTTTGGGTCAGTTCGGTGAAATACTCCGTCAGGCCCCACTTGTCGTTGCGCCAAGTGAAGTAAGTATAAGACTGGGTAAAGCCTAACTTGGCCAAAGATTTCATCAATTTTGGACGGGTAAAAGCCTCTGCTAAAAAGATTGCCTCGGGGTGTTTGGCTTTGATCTCACCAATGCACCATTCCCAGAAGCCAAAAGCCTTGGTATGAGGATTATCCACCCGAAAGATGGTCACCCCCTGGTCGATCCAGTATTGGATCACACTTTTCAACTCTTCCCAGAGGGTCTGCCAATTTTCGGTTTCAAAGTTAATGGGATAGATATCCTGATACTTTTTGGGCGGATTCTCCGCATACTGAATGGTGCCATCGGGGCGCTTTTTGAACCACTCGGGATGCTCTTTGACATAGGGGTGATCCGGAGAGCATTGAAAGGCAATATCCAGGGCAATATCGATGTTGAAGGTTTTGGCTTGGGCCACCAACTCATGAAAGTCTGACAGGGATCCCAGTTGGGGGTGAATGGCTTTGTGTCCCCCTTCCGGCCCGCCAATCGCCCAGGGGGATCCCGTATCGCCCGGTTCTGGAGTCATGGAGTTGTTTTTGCCCTTGCGGAAGGCCAACCCAATCGGGTGGATTGGCGGCAGATAGAGAATATCGAAGCCCATCTCCGCGATCAGGGGCAGGCGGGCGATCACATCTCGGAAGGTGCCGTGGGTGTGTTCGTCGGGGCCGCAGGAGCGGGGAAACAGCTCATACCAGGCGCTAAATTGGGCTTTCACCGGATCCACCCAGATCCGCCGTTCCGGATAGGTACTGGTAAAAGGGCGCTCACCGTACACCTGCATCAGATCTCCCAAGTTGTCGGATAGGGCCGTTTCGATGGCGGGATCCCTGTGGGCCGGATCCGGGGCTGCTCCCCCTTGGCGGAGGCTTTGGGCATAGTTGCGCAGCTTGTCCTGGATATCGCCGCTGTGCAGTTGGGCGGCCCTCTCGATCAACTCCGCCCCGATCAGCAGCTCCACCGAGACATCCTGTCCGGCCTCAACCCGCTTGTGCAGATCCTGCTGCCAAGTTTTGAAGTGATCCACCCAGGCCCGAATCGTATAGTAGGCCTGCCCCAGTTGGTTCAGTTGAAATTGCCCCCGCCAGCGATCGTTGCCGACCGGTTCCATAAACAGCTCTTGCCAGATCTCTGAGCCCGCCTCCCGAAAACAAAGTACCGCCGACAGTTGGTCGTGGCCATCCCCGAAAATATCCGCTTCCACCACCACGTATTCGCCGACGGTGCGTTTAATGGCATAGCGTCCGCCGTCTATTTCCGGTGCAACCGACTCGATGATGGCGCGTTGCCGCCCTTCCGCTGGCCACATGGTCGCGTAAGCGTTGCTGAGCAACATGGATCCCTCTACTGTCAAGTACATGTTCACGGACTGTCTGCCCTAGGGTTGCAGCCTCCTCCGTCGCCCCCATGATATCCAGGCGAAACCCCTCAGCCCCTTGGCCTAGGGATCGTGGCCGGTCGAGATGGGCTACTTTGTTACAGTTTTGGGCGAAAAGAATTAGGGACTAAACGAGGGTTGAAACGGGCTTTAGCCCGCAGTCACCGAAACATCTTCTATGCGCAAAGCCGGAAAAGCAGTGCTGCCATTAAAAATGGTCACTTCTTGTGAAATTGCCGAGATATTCCGCAAACAGTCATAGAGGTTGCCGGCGATCGTGGTTTCCAAAATCGGACGTTTTTCCCCGCCTTTCACCAAAAACCCCCCTTTCACCACCCCAGAAAAATCGCCGGTGATCGGGTTGCTGCTGCCGGAGAGGCGCGTGACGATGATGCCCCGCTCCACAGCATACAGCTCAGATAAGGGGGTTTTGCCCGCAGCCACACTCAAACAGGCCGGCCCTACCCCTGGTAAGCTCCCTGCCCCTCCCGTGGCATGACCATTGGAGGGGATCCCAGCGGCGCGAGATTCGTAGCTGTTGTAGAGGAAGTTACAGAGGATGCCCTCATTCACCAGGGGGGTAATTTGGCGCGGGATACCTTCCCGGTCAAACGGCTCGATCCGGTAACCGGGTAGCCCCAAGCCCTCCGAGACCACTGTCAGCAACGGGCTGGCGATCAGGGATCCCATTTTTTGGGCCAGGGGGCTTTTGCCTTTGCGCACCGCATCTGCCCCCAACACTGCGATCAAATCCCCCAGCAGCTCATCCACCGAATCGGGCGGGAGCAAAATGGTGCCGCGAAAACTCTCCCCCTGAGTGGCCCCCAGCGCCCCGATACACTTGTTGACAAACCGATCGAAGGCCCGCTCCAGAGCCGGGATCAGATCCGCCCGTGTCTGCACGCTGTCGCCATCGTAGGCAAAGCTTCCCACCTCCTCCCCATCAATGGCCATACCAAACAGGGATCCCCCCCCTTCGACGCTGTGGTAGTTGGCGCGGATCCCGGTGGAGGAGGCAATGGCCAGAGTATCTTCTTCAACGCTGATAGAGCCACTGTCGATGTTGATGCGGCTATCTTGGGCGCGGACTCGCTCTAGGAGTTCGGATCCCAGTTGAGTAAGGGTGGCAGCATCCAGATCCAGCAAACCGGCATCAAGCGGAAAAGGAACCGATGGCAGAGGCTGGGGATCCGGCAACCCATTCAGGGGATCCGCCGGGGAGGCTTTGGCCAGAGCCACCGCTTCTGCGGCGATATCCGCCAATTCCTCCGGGCGATTGGAGGTGGCAAAGCCCAGCCTACCTCCGCAAAAAACCCGCACACCGAATAGGGTTTCGCTGCTGGTACGGGCTAGGTTCAGGTCATTTTTCTCGAAGGTGACTTCTGTTTCCCGGCCTGAGTTGGCAAACACTTCCGCTTGGTCGGCCCCAGCAGCCAAGGCCTTTTGTACACCCTGCTCACAGAGATCCAGCAGGTTTTCGGGGGAGACGAGAGCACTGGCCATAGGAGCACCGCATCCAGAAGAGCATCTCCTATTATCGGCTATGCCTTCGCTGAAGCCGGGATCCTCACAGTTGGACATGTATGAGCTATGCCACTATTCTCTTAGCTTTAAAAAAGCGCTTACAGCCTTTTCTGACTTCATGAACGACACAAGGTCAAGAAGAAATTCTTGTCGGACAAAGGGTGGGCCTGTATCGGCTGTAGGATGTATCGCTGGAAAAGGCTGTACCTAGATTCAGTCCCCCAACACCAACTGAGTACGCACCGTTCCAGCTCGCTCCGCTCGGGCAACAATTTCTAGGCAACTGCCCTCAGGCGCTTGGATCACCCATTCCACCTTGCGGCGATAGTCAATGCCCGTACTAGCAGACATAATCTCCCCGTAGGCTTTGTTGGAGCGGCCCTCCAGATGCCCGATCTCCTGTTGCTGGGATCCCATCACTAATCTGGATCCCTCGGGCAACTCAAGACTGACTTGAATCGGGCGAACGGCTTTGCGTTCCAGCGCTTTTTGGCTGGTATAGGTGGGCAAGAATCCTTGATTTTCGCATTGCACCACCACCCGAAATAAAGACTGGGATGCGTCGGCAGTTTTTCCGAGGGGGTGAACTTCGCTGCGAGCTAGTGCTAACCGCGGCGACATGAGCGCATGGGCAATGGCAAAACGACAGTGCTTATCACATAGCTCCGGCAACAATTCTGGGGGCACATTTTGCCAAACCGCTTTGTAATCCCAACCGCCAATTTCCACCAAGCCCAACTGTGGGTGTTCAAACGGCTGCCAATCGATGAAGCCTCGTCCCCCCAAAACCTGATCATTCCACTTCAACATCTTCAAATCATCTGCTTCCGGGTGCCAGCGAAACCACTGGATGAAATCTTTCTTCTCCACCCCCGCTTCGGTGGGCAGATCCCACAGTTCTGTGGTGAAGCCATACCAACCAAAGGCATCGTAGGCATAGCTATTGAAGTTACCGTGGCTAACTTTTTTCGGATGATAGCGGAAGTGATGGTAACCGGAAATGGTGGGGTAGCCGGTGATCTCGGTGGCTTTTTCGCCAATCAGCTTGTGAATATCCAGATCTTCGGGCGGGTAATGCTCATCTGGATGGGTGGCGTAGGCGCGAATGTGAACGGCAGAAGAAGTGTGATAGGTAACAAAGCCGTTGATATTGCGGTGGGTACGTAGAAATTCCCCGATGGCCCGGGTTTCCGGCTCGGAATAGGGAAAGTCCCCCGCTCCCACCTGCTCATTTTCCGGGGCCCATTCGTGCGGGTAATTGCGGTTGAAATCCAACCCTTCAAGGGTCGGAGCCATCGGTAGATCGTAGCCATCAAACTCCCGAATCAGCCCTTCGGTCATCAAATGGTAGTAGGTGCCGCCGAATTCCTCCGGATCCCGCCGTACCAAAATCCTGGGATCCAACGACGAAACCTTCCAGGCCCCGCAGGGATCCACTTTGCGCATTTGCAAAATCTTGCCATCCCCATTCACATCCTCCGGGTAAAGACCGGGTTGCGGATCCGGCTGTGGATAGGCACGGGTGCCCGAACGCAACCGATAGGGGGTAGTTAGATATTTTTCCGAGCCATCGACGGCGATACGAGGCAGCACATAGATGGTATAGCCATCCAAGAGGCGGGTTGCCCGTTCATCTTGACCGTAGTGGGTGAGTAGATAGTAGATGTCGTAAAGGGCAACCGCGGATCCCGTCACTTCTCCGGCATGAGTGTTGGCATCGAGCCAATAGGCGGGTTTTTCCAGGGCTGATCCCGTATTCTGTTGGGTCAGGGTAGCCAAAACGATATCCCGCCCCTCGTAGCTCCGCCCGATCACCTCCCATTGCATCAAATCGGGATAGGCTGCCACCATTTGCTGAAGAAAGTCAAGGATCTCAGCATGGGTGAAAAAATGGCTGAAGTCAAAAGGGGCAACAGACATGCGAGGGATCCCGTATCCACAAGGGACATTCTGCACCACTTTACAGCCTTTTCCAGCGTTATCTGATACAGCAGATTAGGTCAATCCCTTGCTCCATAGGGTTTTTTGCCTAGCTCAAGGGCCTGTGTAAAGTCGGAAAAGGCTGTATCGCCAGACTCCCAACCAACTGAGTAGGCAGAAGCACATTCCAGAGTTCTGTCCCCCCTTGAAGTAGATGTTGATGCGAAGTCCTCAAGGGGTCGGGCTGGGGAACCCATTGGGAGAAGGGCTGGGGAAGGGACTGGGGCTGGGGGATCCTGTCGGAGAGGGGCTGGGACTGGGCGTTGGCAGAGGCGTGGCCACAATGCGGATCACCCGTTCTCCGGCAGAATGAGGAAACTGAGTCGGGTTCACCAACAGCAGGGATCCAAACCCAGAAATTTGGTTATCTTCCTGGCGGGTACCCCCCGGATCAATGCGGATGCGATCCCCAATTTGGAAACCGACAATGCTGGAAGTGGGCAGACGATTGACTCCAGCGGGGATGGACTGATTAATAAACGTTTCGCCAGGGGAAGAAGGAGGAACCGTGACGGAGCGGCTGCTACTACCACACCCCACCGTAATCGCAGGTAGCAACATCAGAAGTGCTCCCAGCACAAAGCTCACTGTCCAGGTCAACCAAGACCGACGATGTTGACGATTCATAACCACCCCACCAAAACAACACACGCGAAATCAAATACAAAAAGCACCTCGAGGAGAGGAGCCCAAGGCCCTACCTACCTATTTTGTTCAGACTAACTGCCATCTCCTTCCTGGACAATGCCCAGAAGCCTGCCGAGGGTTGAGTGAGATGGTACTCGTTTTCTCGGGTGCAGGCTGTTAAGGTTGCGGGGATCCCTAATTTTCCCCCTCAGTTAGAGGATTTGCACAGAGGATCCCCAACCAAAGACAATCTGATGGGATCCCTGAGTATGGATGGGATGAAGGGGGGGTCAACTAGACCCCATAATCTCCTGAGCAGCCCGGAGTCCGGACAGGTAAGCCCCGTGAGCCGTACCAAAGGCGTGACGTTCTGTTGCCTCTCCAGCAAAAAAGACCTTTCCACTGAGATTTTCGGCTAAGTGCTCCCGCATTTGGGGTGTGCTACCCACAGCATTAAATGAATAAGAGCCGCGAGCAAAAGGATCCGCAAGCCAACGGGTAATTTGATATCCCACAGGATCCATGACATCCTCCCCGAAAAGGCGAGTCAAGCTTTGTAGGGCGCTATCTACAATCTCTCTATCGGTTTGAGATTCCAGGGCGCGACCATAAGCGGCAGCATTAAACCCCAGCAGGATCGGCAACCCCAAAGATGGCACCAAACTGACCCAACTTGTCCAGGCTCCCCGTTGTGGCGACACTTGTTCTATCCAATCCACGCTTTCAGGCCAAAACACCTTTGGAAACCGCAGGTAACATTTGTTCAACACCCCCATCCCCAATCCTTGAATGGCTCTCCGCTTAGATTCGGGTAATTCAGGTTCAAAGGTTACTGAATGGGCCTTAAGCACACCTAGGGGCAAAGTCACAATCAACTTGTCGGCTTGGTAGCTGGTTTGAGGGGTACTTACCACCACCTCGGAGCCAGCCCAACGAATGGCTTTAGCCTCCTCCCCCAACCGGATGGTCAAGCCTGCCGCTAAGTGCTCCACAATCGTTCGATATCCCTGCACAAACAGGGCATCATTCCCATCGTAAGCTTCGGCATCGTCATACCAATGGGTGGAAAGCTCCTCGGCGCTACCTGCATATTGGTGTTCAATCGTACTGGTGAGGACGAAGTTTAACCACTGTTGCTCTTGGGAAGATAGGGCTGAGCCATTGAGGGCGGCTAGCACCGTCGCATGGACGGACTGATCGGGATCCCGACTTTGACCTCGACGCAGCGCATTCTCCACTTGCTCGATCCAATCTTCAAGCTCGGATTCTTCCGCTTCATCCAATGCATTGCCCGCTGGGCCATAGACCCAAGCATTTTCATAATCGGTGGTCACCAAGTCTGCCGAGATAGACTGCGCCAGGGTTGTCAAGGGATTGCCGTCCATGCCATGAATCCAGGACGCACCCATATCCACCGGAGCATCTGCCCAGGTTTGACTGGTCCAAGTGCGGCCACCGAGACGATCCCTCGCTTCTAGCACCTGTACGCCGTATCCCGCTTGGGTCAGGCTTTTCGCGGCAGCTAACCCAGCTAGCCCAGCTCCAATGATCAAAACCGTCGGCTTTTGGGTGGCATGACTGTTCCGAGTGCCCAGGTTGGATCCCAGGCTCAAAAGGGATCCCGCCAGCACCATCTGACTGAGCTTAAGAAGCTTACGACGCTTGATCGTCTTCCCCACAACCCAAGAGGGCATTGTCATGCAGCAGCCCTAATCCATCAGCTCATTCTAGTCATTCTAGTCAGAAGACTCAAAAGAATTGGAGTGCAACAGGGATACCCCACCCCACGGCTGCCTTCAATCTGTTGAGATCAACTGCTTGACCTAATCGCTGCAGGGACAAACCCTCTAGGATAGATATAGTGAATACCGCTGACCCGACGTGAAGGAGGATCTTCAGCATGAACCCAAACGAAACTCCGGATCCCAACATCTCCAGCGAGGATAAAGAGACTTTCCCAGCCCCAATCGAGTACGACGTGGAGGAGTTTAAGATCAGCGGAGATGATTTGCTAGCCAAAATTCGAGAGCTAATCGAAGAAGCCAACGTTCGCCGCATTCTCATCAAAAATGCCGAAGGGCACACCCTGATCGAAATTCCCCTAGGGGTTGGTGTGGCGGCGGGTGTTTTGGGGGCAACTTTGTTCCCTGTTTTGGCGGCTGTCGGGGCGATCGGGGCTCTGGTTGCCAAATTAACAATTGTGGTGGAGCGCACCATTCGAGATGAGGATCCCTAGAGGGGCTGGGGAGGCAAAAGCTTGTCTGTCTGGCCAAGGGATCCGGTTAAAACGGGCCGAATCCATTCCGAACCCAAGAAAGGATTGAGCGATTGCGGCGCTTCTGGGCAGCCCTAACTTTTTACACCACCTTGCCCTTGGGAAGGTCGGAAAACTTGGAGTTCACGGGCATTGCCGCCTGGTTACCAGCGGTGGGCTTGGTCATTGGCGGGATCCTCTGCCTGATCGGGATCCCGTTGCGGGTCTTTCCGGATCCGGTACGGGCGGCTTTGCTGTTGGCGGTATGGGTACTGCTGACAGGCGGGCTGCATTTGGATGGGGTGGCAGATACTGCCGATGGCCTTGCGATCAATATCCATCAAGAAACTCTCCCAAGCGAGGCAGAACCCGGAGTACAAGGATCCCGTCGTCGCTTAGAGGTGATGCAGGATAGCCACACGGGGGCCTACGGGGTGATGGCCCTGATTCTGCTCCTACTGCTGAAATTTGCTGCCCTCACCCATTTGCGAGTTGGGCCATGGTTGCTGTTGGTACCTGCTTGGGGCCGTTGGGGTCAGTTGCTAGCCGTTGCCCTCTACCCTTATCTACGCCAACAGGGATCCGGGCGCTTCTTAAAAGAGTCCACCCCTTTTCCCGCTGCTCTCTGGCCGGGTACAGCCCTGCTGCTAGGTTTGACGGCTGGATTGGCTTGGGCGGGGATCCTGAACGGGCAACTTGTATGGCTCTGGACGATGGGGGCCGCTACCGGGGCCGTTGGAGTTGGGTACTGGATCAACCGTCAGTTAGGGGGACACACGGGCGATACCTACGGAGCCACCTTGGAATGGTCGGAAGCGATAGCATTGCTGTGGGGATCCCTCTTCTGGTCTGGGTCATGACTGCCTTGCCAATGACTGCTCTGCAAACCTCCTTTCAGATTACGCTGGCTCCACTGTCTATCGAGCAAGTGCACGAAAAAGCAGCTCATCCTGGCAATGGTGCTGTGGTGGTCATGAGTGGGACGGTGCGGGACACCACCGACGGTCGCCCTGTGGATCACCTGGAGTATCAAGCCTATGAGCCGATGGCCCTTAAGGTTTTTGCCGATATTGCCCAACACATTCAGTCCCGCTGGCCGGAAAGTAACAGTGTGGTCATTCATCATCGGGTGGGCAAGCTGCACATTGGCGAGATCAGTGTGTTGGTGGCAGTGGGAATGCCCCATCGAGCCGAAGCCTTCGCCGCCTGTCAATTGGCTATCGATACCCTCAAGCATAAGGCCCCAATTTGGAAAAAAGAGCATTGGCGGGATGGATCGAGCGGATGGGTGAGCATTGGCGCTTGTGATGTTGAGCACTAGAGGTTAGGGATCCCCAATGGCCCGACTGATTCAGAGACTGATTCAGAAGCTCAGGAATGCTCCAAAAGCTGCCGTTGCCGTTCCCCCAACCTTTCGGAAGGGAACCTGACAGAGCCAGTTTCAATGCGGATCTGGGGTAAACATTCGGGGTAATGGGTTTGCACGAACTTCAGCATCTGTTCTCGCACATCACAGCGGAGATCCCAGGCCTTGGGCGAATCAACCGCACTGAGCAAGACTCGCAACTCTACGGTTCGCTCCTTCAGTTCCGTCACCTGGAGGCAATAGACTCGCCCATCCCAGAGTGGATGACGCCGCACGATTTCTTCAAACTTTTCCCGCAACACCTCGACCGGGATGGTGTAATCGACGTCCATAAAAATGGTGCCGATGATTGAAGCGGAGGTACGTGTCCAGTTTTGAAAAGGTCGTTCGATAAAATAGCTAATCGGCAGTACCAAGCGCCGCCAATCCCAAATTTTGACCACCACATAGGTGAGGGTAATTTCTTCAATCCAACCCCATTCGTTTTCTACAATCACCACATCATCCAGTCGAATGGGTTGGGTAAAGGCAATTTGGATCCCGGCAAACAGATTCCCCAGGGCCTTCTGCATAGCAAAACCGATGATAATCCCGGCTACACCGGCTGAAGCGATGATCGCCTGTCCGAACTGCCGAACGGCGGGAAAAAACAACAGCACAGCGGCGATGGTGAATAACCCCAGCAAAAATAGACCGATGCGCTGAATCACATGCACCTGGGTGTAGATGGTGCGTGCCCTCAGGTTGTCGGCGGCGGAAATGTCGAACTTGCGCAGGATAATGTCGTCCAAGTTGAGGAAAAACTGGGCGGCCACCCAACCCAGGCTGAGAATGCTCATCACCCAGGACAAAGCTGTGATGTTCTCTTGAAAGGCGGCAGGGACGGGCACCAACTGAAAAAACACCAACACCGCCAACAACGGGGTGATCACCTCTAGGGAACGGGCAGCCGTCGGGATCCAAATGGCGTGCAAAAAGGAGGCTGGTTTGGCCTTGCGAGCCGCGGCTTTGGCCCGATTGCGCACCTGCTCTAGTACCAGCAACATGAACCATACCCCGCCTGCCACCGAAGACCCGACGATCAGGTAGTGCAGCATCCTAAACATTTGCCGCCCTGAGATGCGGTCGTAGCCCTCTAGGTAGCTGAGTAGAGGAGCCATGGCTAGAAAGCCCCCATAAACCCAAATTTGGAAGCTGAGGGGGCGAATCAGACTGATTAACAGGGTGCGGGTGAGAAAGTGGCGGATCCGTCGTCGCCGTTGCGGATGCAGTTCATGTCGAATGCGGCGGCGTACCCCTACCACCAAGCTGCCGATCAGCGCTATTAACACCCCTGTGGCCACCAAGCTCTGCAGTTCCAACGGGATCCCGCTCGGATCGATCCCCATCAGCTGGAGTAGCCCCCGCAGCCCCTGCAAACTGA encodes:
- the glnA gene encoding type I glutamate--ammonia ligase; the protein is MASTPQEVLQMIQDNNVQMVDLKFVDIFGTWQHVSFHTSMIGEETFSEGLAFDGSSIRGWKAINESDMFMVPDPKTAWIDPFLEVPTLSLTCSIVEPRTGQLYSRCPRSLATRAVAYLQSTGIADTAYFGPEAEFFIFEDVRFDQTQNSGYYFVDSIEGRWNSGREEMGGNLAYKPRYKEGYFPVPPTDSHQDIRTEMLLTMAKLGVPIEKHHHEVATGGQGELGYRFADLISAADYMLIYKYVIRNVARKHGKTVTFMPKPLFNDNGTGMHTHQSLWKDGQPLFYGEGTYANLSETALYYIGGLLKHAPAILAFTNPTTNSYKRLVPGFEAPVNLAYSQGNRSASIRIPVTGTSPKAKRLEFRCPDATCNPYIAFSAMLMAGLDGIKNKIHPGEPLDKDIYDLEPEELAKIPSTPGSLLDALENLQKDHAFLLEGGVFTEDLIETYIEYKIDNEINPINLRPHPYEFALYYDA
- a CDS encoding GNAT family N-acetyltransferase, translated to MLLLETEMGSLVLQVGFEQLGLAEIGCWTLAQNCASQRVMEKLGFVFQRPITHAGLPHLYYQLSVADFARTRS
- a CDS encoding alpha-1,4-glucan--maltose-1-phosphate maltosyltransferase, with translation MYLTVEGSMLLSNAYATMWPAEGRQRAIIESVAPEIDGGRYAIKRTVGEYVVVEADIFGDGHDQLSAVLCFREAGSEIWQELFMEPVGNDRWRGQFQLNQLGQAYYTIRAWVDHFKTWQQDLHKRVEAGQDVSVELLIGAELIERAAQLHSGDIQDKLRNYAQSLRQGGAAPDPAHRDPAIETALSDNLGDLMQVYGERPFTSTYPERRIWVDPVKAQFSAWYELFPRSCGPDEHTHGTFRDVIARLPLIAEMGFDILYLPPIHPIGLAFRKGKNNSMTPEPGDTGSPWAIGGPEGGHKAIHPQLGSLSDFHELVAQAKTFNIDIALDIAFQCSPDHPYVKEHPEWFKKRPDGTIQYAENPPKKYQDIYPINFETENWQTLWEELKSVIQYWIDQGVTIFRVDNPHTKAFGFWEWCIGEIKAKHPEAIFLAEAFTRPKLMKSLAKLGFTQSYTYFTWRNDKWGLTEYFTELTQTPMREYYRPNPWPNTPDILHEFLQTGGRPAFMLRFILAATLGSNYGIYGPAFELCEGRPVRQGSEEYLDSEKYQIRHWDLDAPDNLRPLITTVNHIRRQNLALQSDWSLVFHPTNNDALICYSKRTFDGSNRILVAVNLDPFHIQSGWVNLNLAALDLEHWQTFKLTDLLDGRHYSWQGSSNYIKLDPWTMPAHIFLLENS
- a CDS encoding TldD/PmbA family protein → MASALVSPENLLDLCEQGVQKALAAGADQAEVFANSGRETEVTFEKNDLNLARTSSETLFGVRVFCGGRLGFATSNRPEELADIAAEAVALAKASPADPLNGLPDPQPLPSVPFPLDAGLLDLDAATLTQLGSELLERVRAQDSRINIDSGSISVEEDTLAIASSTGIRANYHSVEGGGSLFGMAIDGEEVGSFAYDGDSVQTRADLIPALERAFDRFVNKCIGALGATQGESFRGTILLPPDSVDELLGDLIAVLGADAVRKGKSPLAQKMGSLIASPLLTVVSEGLGLPGYRIEPFDREGIPRQITPLVNEGILCNFLYNSYESRAAGIPSNGHATGGAGSLPGVGPACLSVAAGKTPLSELYAVERGIIVTRLSGSSNPITGDFSGVVKGGFLVKGGEKRPILETTIAGNLYDCLRNISAISQEVTIFNGSTAFPALRIEDVSVTAG
- a CDS encoding M14 family metallopeptidase; its protein translation is MSVAPFDFSHFFTHAEILDFLQQMVAAYPDLMQWEVIGRSYEGRDIVLATLTQQNTGSALEKPAYWLDANTHAGEVTGSAVALYDIYYLLTHYGQDERATRLLDGYTIYVLPRIAVDGSEKYLTTPYRLRSGTRAYPQPDPQPGLYPEDVNGDGKILQMRKVDPCGAWKVSSLDPRILVRRDPEEFGGTYYHLMTEGLIREFDGYDLPMAPTLEGLDFNRNYPHEWAPENEQVGAGDFPYSEPETRAIGEFLRTHRNINGFVTYHTSSAVHIRAYATHPDEHYPPEDLDIHKLIGEKATEITGYPTISGYHHFRYHPKKVSHGNFNSYAYDAFGWYGFTTELWDLPTEAGVEKKDFIQWFRWHPEADDLKMLKWNDQVLGGRGFIDWQPFEHPQLGLVEIGGWDYKAVWQNVPPELLPELCDKHCRFAIAHALMSPRLALARSEVHPLGKTADASQSLFRVVVQCENQGFLPTYTSQKALERKAVRPIQVSLELPEGSRLVMGSQQQEIGHLEGRSNKAYGEIMSASTGIDYRRKVEWVIQAPEGSCLEIVARAERAGTVRTQLVLGD